One region of Clostridiales bacterium genomic DNA includes:
- a CDS encoding homocysteine S-methyltransferase family protein yields the protein MEIRFPLILDGATGTELQKRGYGGDVSAEQWTLEHPDVIVGIQRGYVAAGSQVLYTPTFGANRQKLEERSIFNQTADYNRRLAALSREAAGGKAWIAGDLAPTGLFLAPLGEASFEDLVDIYTEQAAGLEAAGVDLYVIETMMTLSDARAAVLAVRSVSDKPIFVSFTCDESGRSLSGTDVTAALTVLQGMGISAFGLNCSTGPEQMLVQLRRLREYARVPLIAKPNAGMPITVGGKTVYDCTPEEFTAFVQPMLEAGVAVFGGCCGTTAEHIAALHAALKDAKFVPPAPKHTDLLPAATEKLPCYLPTDAGHGPVLTAGPDLEDRLADALDGSEPMVALRVAAWEDIDALTDVQYLLSKPLCLVCDDAELLEAALRAYQGRALYEGALPESALLPLCGRYGLLI from the coding sequence ATGGAGATCCGTTTTCCCCTCATCCTCGACGGTGCGACCGGCACCGAACTGCAAAAGCGCGGCTACGGCGGTGATGTGAGCGCCGAGCAGTGGACGCTCGAGCACCCGGACGTCATTGTGGGCATCCAGCGCGGCTACGTTGCCGCCGGCAGCCAGGTGCTCTACACGCCGACCTTCGGCGCAAACCGGCAGAAGCTCGAGGAGCGCAGCATCTTCAACCAGACGGCGGACTACAACCGCCGCCTCGCCGCGCTCTCGCGCGAAGCGGCGGGCGGCAAGGCATGGATCGCGGGCGATCTCGCGCCGACGGGCCTGTTTCTCGCCCCGCTCGGCGAGGCATCGTTCGAGGATCTGGTCGATATCTACACCGAGCAGGCGGCCGGACTCGAAGCGGCCGGCGTCGATCTGTATGTCATCGAGACGATGATGACGCTCTCGGACGCACGCGCCGCCGTGCTGGCCGTGCGCAGCGTGAGCGACAAGCCGATCTTCGTGTCCTTCACGTGCGACGAGAGCGGACGCAGCCTCTCGGGCACGGACGTGACCGCCGCGCTGACCGTGCTGCAGGGCATGGGCATCAGCGCGTTCGGGCTCAACTGCTCGACCGGGCCGGAACAGATGCTCGTGCAGCTGCGCCGCCTGCGGGAATACGCCCGCGTGCCGCTGATCGCAAAGCCCAACGCCGGTATGCCCATCACCGTCGGCGGCAAGACCGTATATGACTGCACGCCGGAGGAATTCACGGCGTTCGTGCAGCCGATGCTGGAAGCCGGCGTGGCCGTTTTCGGCGGCTGCTGCGGCACGACGGCGGAGCATATCGCCGCGCTGCACGCGGCCCTCAAGGACGCGAAATTCGTCCCGCCCGCACCGAAGCACACGGACCTGCTCCCGGCCGCGACGGAGAAGCTCCCCTGCTACCTGCCGACGGACGCCGGGCACGGCCCTGTGCTGACCGCCGGGCCGGATCTCGAAGACCGGCTGGCGGATGCGCTCGACGGCAGCGAGCCCATGGTTGCGCTGCGCGTCGCTGCCTGGGAGGACATCGACGCACTGACCGACGTGCAGTATCTGCTGAGCAAGCCGCTGTGCCTCGTCTGCGACGACGCGGAGCTGCTTGAGGCCGCACTGCGCGCCTATCAGGGCCGCGCGCTGTATGAGGGCGCGCTCCCGGAGTCGGCGCTGCTGCCGCTGTGCGGCCGGTACGGCCTGTTGATTTGA
- a CDS encoding ASKHA domain-containing protein, translated as MSSIQIEQNGHVRTIPLPAGETLLSVLRRAGYSIPAACGGKGRCGKCRVPVNGVPRLACRVYPADGDTVTLPETAGGTILTGTVPLPACRPGRTGCAAAVDLGTTTVVARLYDLSSGTELQTCSGWNAQAPYGADVISRIQYTLEKPDGLPELSRRIREQIWALVSDALARSGRTPGTLREITLAGNTVMQHLFAGYSVRGIAAAPFRPETLFAAPGDETLHGVPVHFAPCVAGYVGGDITAGLLAAGLAELPGENLFLDIGTNGEMALGGRGGFVCCAVASGPAFEGAGITCGMPGVDGAISRVRYDRGFLYDVIGGGEPKGLCGSGLLDLTAVLLRLGVIAPGGRLLPPEDAPMPLRRYLTRDDDGNGRFHLTPEVSLTAADVRNLQLAKAAVAAGIRVLLQQRGIAPEQVDGVYLAGGFGSYLDPESAMAIGMLPRACAGKLHTLGNTALAGAAALTLDPAQWQRIGNISRACDYLELSGRADFAAAFTDDLSFPQP; from the coding sequence ATGTCAAGCATCCAAATTGAACAAAACGGCCATGTCCGCACCATTCCCCTGCCGGCCGGCGAGACGCTGCTGTCCGTTCTGCGGCGCGCGGGCTATTCCATTCCCGCCGCCTGCGGCGGAAAGGGCCGCTGCGGCAAGTGCCGCGTACCGGTCAACGGCGTGCCCCGGCTCGCCTGCCGGGTCTATCCGGCGGACGGCGACACCGTCACGCTGCCAGAGACCGCCGGCGGCACGATCCTGACCGGCACCGTGCCGCTGCCCGCCTGCCGACCGGGACGCACAGGCTGCGCCGCCGCCGTCGACCTCGGCACGACGACCGTCGTCGCGCGGCTGTACGATCTCTCGTCCGGCACAGAGCTGCAAACCTGCAGCGGCTGGAATGCGCAGGCCCCTTATGGGGCTGACGTCATCAGCCGCATCCAGTATACGCTTGAGAAGCCGGACGGCCTGCCGGAGCTCTCGCGGCGCATCCGCGAGCAGATCTGGGCGCTGGTATCGGACGCGCTCGCGCGCAGCGGCCGCACGCCGGGCACGCTGCGCGAGATCACACTCGCCGGCAACACCGTCATGCAGCACCTCTTCGCCGGATACTCCGTGCGCGGCATCGCCGCAGCGCCGTTCCGGCCGGAGACGCTCTTTGCAGCACCCGGAGACGAAACGCTGCACGGCGTGCCGGTGCACTTTGCTCCCTGCGTGGCGGGCTACGTCGGCGGGGACATCACGGCCGGACTGCTGGCCGCCGGGCTGGCGGAGCTGCCGGGCGAGAACCTGTTTCTCGACATCGGCACCAACGGCGAGATGGCGCTCGGCGGCCGCGGCGGGTTCGTCTGCTGCGCCGTGGCATCCGGCCCGGCCTTTGAGGGTGCGGGCATCACGTGCGGCATGCCGGGCGTGGACGGCGCCATCAGCCGCGTACGGTATGACCGCGGCTTTCTGTACGATGTCATCGGCGGCGGCGAACCGAAGGGGCTGTGCGGCTCCGGCCTGCTCGACCTGACGGCGGTGCTGCTGCGCCTCGGCGTGATCGCGCCCGGTGGGCGGCTGCTGCCGCCGGAGGACGCACCAATGCCCCTGCGCCGCTATCTGACGCGCGATGACGACGGCAACGGCCGCTTTCACCTGACGCCGGAGGTATCTCTCACGGCGGCGGACGTGCGCAACTTACAGCTGGCCAAGGCCGCCGTCGCGGCGGGCATCCGCGTGCTGCTGCAGCAGCGCGGCATCGCACCGGAGCAGGTGGACGGCGTGTACCTTGCCGGCGGCTTCGGCAGCTATCTCGACCCCGAGAGCGCCATGGCCATCGGCATGCTCCCGCGCGCGTGCGCGGGCAAGCTGCACACGCTCGGCAACACGGCGCTCGCCGGCGCGGCCGCGCTCACGCTCGACCCCGCGCAGTGGCAGCGCATCGGGAATATTTCCCGGGCATGCGACTATCTGGAGCTGTCCGGCCGCGCAGATTTTGCCGCGGCCTTTACCGACGATCTGTCGTTTCCGCAACCATAA
- a CDS encoding DUF2284 domain-containing protein gives MNDPETLAAQNGFSHWAQLNMAAAVPLEAVRDMCASGRCGRYGHNWACPPGCGSIEAAARRIAGFDAGILVQTTGTLRDDFDYESIAATERAHKRRFADFARQMRRLCPGCLPLTAGSCTLCARCTYPDRPCRYPTKRLSSMEAYGLFVSDICARSGLAYNYGPRTMTYTSCVLYNKE, from the coding sequence ATGAACGATCCCGAGACGCTGGCCGCGCAAAACGGCTTTTCCCACTGGGCACAGCTGAATATGGCGGCGGCGGTGCCGCTCGAGGCGGTACGCGATATGTGCGCGTCCGGCCGCTGCGGCCGATACGGGCACAACTGGGCCTGCCCGCCCGGCTGCGGCAGCATCGAGGCGGCTGCGCGACGCATCGCAGGCTTTGACGCCGGCATCCTTGTACAGACGACCGGGACGCTGCGCGATGATTTCGATTACGAATCCATTGCGGCCACTGAGCGCGCGCACAAGCGCCGCTTTGCCGACTTTGCACGCCAGATGCGCCGACTCTGTCCCGGCTGCCTGCCGCTGACGGCCGGCAGCTGCACGCTCTGTGCCCGCTGCACGTATCCCGACCGGCCGTGCCGCTACCCGACCAAACGCCTGTCGTCCATGGAGGCGTATGGTCTGTTCGTGAGCGATATCTGCGCGCGCTCGGGCCTTGCCTACAACTACGGCCCGCGTACCATGACGTATACATCCTGCGTTTTATACAACAAGGAGTGA
- a CDS encoding corrinoid protein, with protein sequence MLSRIASALVRGQQKRVLQLCSEALESGHGAQEILTDGLVRGMTILGEDFSANRAFVPEMLIAARCMAAATELLKPYMTGESSETIGRVCLGTVRGDMHDIGKNLVKIMMEGSGLEVVDLGVDVTAEQFVDTAIEQHCDIIACSSLLTTTMPEMRDVVELAKARGIRDRVKIFVGGAPITPGYSDEIGADVYCPDAATAARSAVALLRGA encoded by the coding sequence GTGCTCTCGCGCATCGCGTCCGCGCTCGTGCGCGGGCAGCAAAAGCGCGTGCTGCAGCTGTGCTCCGAGGCGCTCGAGAGCGGGCACGGCGCGCAGGAGATCCTCACGGACGGCCTTGTGCGCGGCATGACCATCCTTGGCGAGGATTTTTCGGCCAACCGCGCCTTCGTGCCGGAGATGCTCATCGCAGCGCGCTGCATGGCGGCGGCGACGGAGCTGCTCAAGCCGTACATGACGGGGGAGAGCAGCGAGACGATCGGCCGCGTCTGCCTCGGCACGGTGCGCGGTGATATGCACGACATCGGCAAGAACCTCGTCAAGATCATGATGGAGGGCAGCGGGCTGGAGGTCGTGGACCTCGGCGTGGACGTCACGGCGGAGCAGTTCGTGGACACGGCGATCGAACAGCACTGCGACATCATCGCCTGCTCCTCGCTGCTGACGACGACGATGCCGGAAATGCGCGATGTGGTGGAGCTGGCGAAGGCCCGCGGCATCCGCGACCGGGTGAAGATCTTTGTCGGCGGTGCACCCATCACGCCCGGCTACAGCGACGAGATCGGCGCGGACGTCTACTGCCCGGACGCGGCCACGGCCGCGCGCTCGGCCGTGGCGCTGCTGCGCGGCGCGTAA
- a CDS encoding amidohydrolase family protein: MRTRKAKDRSRLIQAAMGQIPCDLTIGNVQFFNAITGEIYPASVDILDGFVVLVREEGQEAVLPSKSYYDGQGRYLIPGYIDTHMHIESTMMIPENLARAILPWGTTTICTDPHEIGNVMGLDGVRFMLENAKKSKLRQYVLAPSCVPSLPGMENAGAEFLAREVGELLDMDDVIGIAEIMDYVGVIHDSERMHTIIDEGIRRGMFLQGHAPYCFGRELAAYRIGGPVSDHESVNADEVRAKLRAGMHINLRASSLIDNLSFLVDGCKDQPWRDFVSICTDDVHAKDLLTVGHINNVVRKAVASGLDGREVVKMATFNAAREYGFDDLGAIAPGYIADIQLVDALDGSRPKAVFTEGVLVAEDGKYLGGDCKTADYDLPNTVDLPQITGPESFELRVPEGYTGDTIRVNVMVSEDGNRILRHVEPVELPVRDGVVDISGDPTLVFVCCANRYGRGGKTIAVYRDFGLRAGALASTISHDSHNFTVSYHDPKDAFRAAEILRACGGGVCVIDGEQETHIALPAAGLMSQKPCAEVAGEIAAVQSALDVISDGQLTLLATAIMALPVLPSVVITDMGLVNGANQTFVPVFADAEA; the protein is encoded by the coding sequence ATGCGTACACGCAAGGCAAAGGATCGCTCGCGCCTCATTCAGGCGGCCATGGGTCAGATCCCGTGCGATCTGACGATCGGCAACGTACAGTTTTTCAATGCCATTACGGGAGAAATCTATCCGGCCAGTGTCGACATACTGGACGGATTTGTTGTTTTGGTGCGTGAGGAAGGGCAGGAGGCAGTCCTGCCGTCCAAATCGTACTACGACGGTCAGGGCCGCTACCTGATCCCCGGCTACATCGACACGCACATGCACATCGAGAGCACGATGATGATCCCCGAAAATCTCGCCCGCGCCATTCTGCCGTGGGGCACGACGACCATCTGCACCGACCCGCACGAGATCGGCAACGTCATGGGTCTCGACGGCGTGCGCTTCATGCTTGAGAATGCGAAAAAGTCCAAGCTCCGCCAGTACGTGCTCGCTCCGTCGTGCGTCCCGTCCTTGCCCGGCATGGAAAACGCCGGCGCGGAGTTCCTCGCCAGAGAAGTCGGCGAGCTGCTGGACATGGACGACGTCATCGGCATTGCCGAGATCATGGACTACGTCGGCGTTATTCACGACAGCGAGCGTATGCACACCATCATCGACGAGGGTATCCGCCGCGGCATGTTCCTGCAGGGCCACGCGCCGTACTGCTTCGGCCGTGAGCTCGCGGCCTACCGCATCGGCGGCCCCGTGTCCGACCACGAGAGCGTGAACGCCGACGAGGTGCGCGCCAAGCTCCGCGCCGGCATGCACATCAACCTTCGCGCCAGCTCCCTCATTGATAACCTTTCCTTCCTTGTCGACGGCTGCAAGGATCAGCCGTGGCGCGATTTCGTGTCCATCTGCACGGATGATGTCCACGCCAAGGATCTGCTCACCGTCGGCCACATCAACAACGTCGTGCGCAAGGCGGTCGCCTCCGGCCTCGACGGCCGCGAGGTCGTCAAGATGGCGACGTTCAACGCCGCGCGTGAGTATGGCTTTGACGATCTCGGCGCGATCGCGCCGGGCTACATCGCCGATATCCAGCTCGTCGACGCACTTGACGGCAGCCGGCCGAAGGCCGTGTTCACCGAGGGCGTGCTCGTCGCGGAGGACGGCAAGTACCTCGGCGGCGACTGCAAGACGGCGGACTACGACCTGCCGAACACCGTCGATCTGCCGCAGATCACGGGCCCCGAGTCCTTCGAGCTGCGTGTGCCGGAGGGCTACACCGGCGATACGATCCGCGTCAACGTCATGGTGTCCGAGGACGGCAACCGCATCCTGCGCCACGTCGAGCCGGTCGAACTGCCGGTGCGTGACGGCGTGGTCGACATCAGCGGCGATCCGACGCTCGTGTTCGTCTGCTGCGCCAACCGTTATGGCCGCGGCGGCAAGACGATCGCCGTCTACCGCGACTTCGGCCTGCGCGCCGGCGCGCTCGCGTCCACCATTTCGCACGACAGCCACAACTTCACCGTCAGCTACCACGATCCGAAGGACGCCTTCCGCGCCGCCGAGATCCTGCGCGCGTGCGGCGGCGGTGTCTGCGTGATCGACGGCGAGCAGGAGACGCACATCGCCCTGCCGGCTGCCGGCCTCATGAGCCAGAAGCCCTGCGCCGAGGTCGCCGGCGAGATCGCGGCCGTGCAGTCCGCGCTCGATGTCATCAGCGACGGACAGCTCACCCTGCTGGCGACCGCCATCATGGCGCTGCCGGTGCTGCCGAGCGTGGTCATTACGGATATGGGCCTCGTCAACGGCGCCAACCAGACGTTCGTACCCGTGTTTGCGGATGCGGAAGCATAA
- a CDS encoding NCS2 family permease produces the protein MDKLFKLSLRGTDKKTEIIAGLTTFMTMAYVLAVQPAAICGGEAYITDVNGVVITKSAIMITCALVSGLITLLMAFYTNFPFALSTGMGSNFILGALIQSQALSFGAAMVITLISGIVFVLLTVFGLRDLIVRVIPKNIKIAISASIGFFIAYLGFKNCGIGSFENGIALGNLTDPAVLLAIGGLLLIIVLNALNVKGAILISIIATTLIGIPLGVTTLNGVAAVPDFGELGNVMFNLDFKGVFTASGLILVFVCFFGDFFSTLGTVLAVANRANMLDENGNLPGIERPFLVDAIGTCIGALTGNTTITTFVESTSGVEAGGRTGLTALVTGIMFLLTIFLAPLFVAIPYAATGPALIYVGFLMLKGFTEIDFTDFDEAIGPCVMMMFTAFTGNITNGLGAGIIVHVLVKLVRGKAKEIHPIMYLLCALMVLYFIVG, from the coding sequence ATGGATAAACTCTTCAAACTCAGCCTGCGCGGTACGGATAAGAAAACCGAGATCATCGCGGGCCTGACCACCTTCATGACCATGGCGTATGTGCTGGCCGTCCAGCCGGCCGCGATCTGCGGCGGCGAGGCGTACATCACGGATGTCAACGGCGTTGTCATCACCAAGTCCGCCATCATGATCACCTGTGCGCTCGTGTCCGGCCTCATCACGCTGCTGATGGCCTTCTACACGAACTTCCCCTTTGCACTCTCGACCGGTATGGGCTCGAACTTCATTCTCGGCGCGCTCATCCAGTCCCAGGCGCTGAGCTTCGGCGCCGCCATGGTGATCACGCTCATTTCCGGTATCGTGTTCGTGCTGCTGACGGTCTTTGGCCTGCGCGACCTGATCGTGCGCGTCATTCCCAAGAACATTAAGATCGCCATTTCCGCGTCCATCGGCTTCTTTATTGCCTACCTCGGCTTCAAAAACTGCGGCATCGGCTCGTTTGAAAACGGCATCGCCCTCGGCAACCTCACCGATCCCGCCGTGCTGCTGGCCATCGGCGGCCTGCTGCTCATCATTGTGCTCAACGCCCTGAACGTCAAGGGCGCCATCCTCATCAGCATCATTGCCACCACGCTCATCGGCATCCCGCTCGGTGTGACGACGCTCAACGGCGTCGCCGCCGTGCCGGACTTCGGCGAGCTGGGCAACGTCATGTTCAACCTCGATTTCAAGGGCGTGTTCACCGCGAGCGGGCTCATCCTTGTGTTTGTATGTTTCTTCGGAGATTTCTTCTCCACGCTCGGCACGGTGCTGGCCGTCGCCAACCGCGCCAACATGCTCGATGAAAACGGCAACCTGCCCGGTATCGAGCGTCCCTTCCTCGTCGACGCTATCGGCACCTGCATCGGCGCGCTGACCGGCAACACCACCATCACGACCTTTGTCGAGTCCACCTCCGGCGTGGAAGCCGGCGGCCGCACCGGCCTGACCGCGCTCGTCACCGGCATCATGTTCCTGCTGACCATCTTCCTCGCGCCGCTGTTCGTCGCCATCCCGTATGCCGCGACCGGCCCGGCGCTGATCTATGTCGGCTTTCTGATGCTCAAGGGCTTCACGGAGATCGACTTCACGGACTTTGACGAGGCCATCGGCCCCTGCGTCATGATGATGTTCACGGCCTTCACCGGCAACATCACCAACGGCCTCGGCGCCGGCATCATCGTGCACGTGCTCGTCAAGCTCGTGCGCGGCAAGGCCAAGGAGATCCACCCGATCATGTACCTGCTGTGCGCGCTCATGGTCCTGTACTTCATCGTTGGATAA
- a CDS encoding glycosyltransferase 87 family protein encodes MDIRICLLLAAEAGLALVLLWSAGVLRKPAHVLCAVLLLAAAFVLRGLCLNYETSDYTQFLTVWVNFFRTHGGLAALRESVGNYNVPYLTFLALISGSSLPDLYLIKLFSIFFDVVLAWSVMQLVGLFRRETVWKLAAFFLVLFWPTVMLNSALWGQCDSVYAALAVLSVYLVLAGHPVLGVVSIGASFAFKLQAVFVMPVFLLFWLTRRVKLRHALAFPATCVVMVLPAVIAGRGLWDALTIPFQQTGSIGTGLNYNSSSVFALFTEVRDPEIAAKLGIGAAVLVIVLLAVWFWLHRDDCSDRALVLAAALLAVAIPFFLPHMHDRYFFAADALTLALAAAWPQLVLPAVLCEFASLLGYHAYLRMRYLLPMADGALALIAALVILTVVLALELRQRSPLNGKIKKST; translated from the coding sequence ATGGATATCCGAATCTGTCTGCTGCTGGCTGCCGAGGCCGGGCTCGCGCTGGTGCTGCTGTGGAGCGCCGGCGTGCTCCGAAAACCGGCGCACGTCCTGTGCGCGGTGCTGCTGCTGGCGGCGGCGTTCGTGCTGCGTGGGCTGTGCCTGAATTATGAGACGAGCGACTACACGCAGTTTCTGACCGTGTGGGTCAACTTTTTCCGCACGCACGGCGGGCTCGCCGCACTGCGGGAGTCCGTTGGCAATTATAATGTACCGTACCTGACGTTTCTGGCGCTCATCAGCGGCAGTTCCCTGCCCGATCTGTACCTTATAAAACTGTTCAGCATCTTTTTTGACGTCGTGCTCGCGTGGTCGGTCATGCAGCTCGTGGGGCTGTTCCGGCGTGAGACTGTGTGGAAGCTTGCGGCGTTCTTCCTCGTGCTCTTCTGGCCGACGGTCATGCTCAACAGCGCGCTCTGGGGCCAGTGCGACAGTGTGTATGCCGCCCTCGCCGTGCTGAGCGTCTATCTCGTGCTGGCCGGGCATCCCGTGCTCGGCGTGGTGAGCATCGGCGCATCGTTCGCCTTCAAACTGCAGGCCGTGTTCGTTATGCCGGTGTTCCTGCTCTTCTGGCTCACGCGGCGCGTCAAGCTGCGGCACGCGCTGGCCTTCCCCGCTACGTGCGTGGTCATGGTGCTGCCGGCCGTCATCGCCGGACGCGGACTGTGGGATGCGCTGACCATCCCGTTTCAGCAGACGGGCAGCATCGGCACCGGGCTCAACTATAACTCCTCGTCCGTCTTTGCGCTCTTTACGGAGGTGCGCGACCCCGAGATCGCCGCAAAGCTCGGCATTGGCGCAGCCGTACTCGTGATCGTGCTGCTGGCCGTCTGGTTCTGGCTGCACCGGGACGATTGCTCCGACCGGGCGCTCGTGCTGGCGGCGGCGCTGCTCGCGGTCGCGATCCCGTTTTTCCTGCCGCATATGCACGACCGGTATTTCTTCGCCGCAGATGCGCTCACGCTCGCGCTGGCGGCCGCGTGGCCGCAGCTGGTGCTGCCTGCAGTGCTGTGCGAGTTTGCCTCCCTGCTCGGCTATCACGCCTATCTGCGCATGCGCTATCTGCTGCCGATGGCCGACGGCGCGCTCGCACTCATCGCCGCGCTCGTGATCCTGACGGTCGTTCTCGCGCTGGAGCTGCGGCAGAGATCGCCGCTGAACGGGAAAATAAAAAAATCGACCTGA